The following are encoded in a window of Streptomyces sp. 11x1 genomic DNA:
- a CDS encoding SDR family oxidoreductase, whose amino-acid sequence MRAPRSAAELFSLDGRTALVTGASAGLGARFAAVLAQAGATVFAAARRLDRLKELADSHPRINPVACDVAIAADRTRLAETALTATGRIDILVNNAATSGETRAEDESPDAFADVLAVNLTAPFHLARLTAEAPGDAGGRSIINVSSILGLVTAAPLGGASYSASKAGLIGLTRELAGQWGGSGIRVNALAPGWFRTEMTEDLFGDERSSRWVERNTLLGRGGDGHELDGALLFLASDASSYCTGQVLTVDGGWTAR is encoded by the coding sequence GTGAGGGCGCCGCGATCCGCCGCCGAGCTGTTCTCGCTCGACGGCAGGACGGCCCTCGTCACCGGCGCCTCCGCCGGGCTCGGCGCACGCTTCGCCGCCGTCCTCGCGCAGGCCGGCGCCACCGTGTTCGCCGCGGCCCGCCGCCTCGACCGGCTGAAGGAACTCGCCGACTCCCACCCACGTATCAACCCGGTGGCCTGCGACGTCGCGATCGCCGCCGACCGTACGCGGCTGGCCGAGACCGCGCTGACCGCCACCGGCCGCATCGACATCCTGGTGAACAACGCGGCCACCTCCGGCGAGACCCGCGCCGAGGACGAATCGCCGGATGCCTTCGCCGACGTCCTGGCGGTCAACCTCACCGCGCCCTTCCACCTCGCCCGGCTCACGGCCGAGGCTCCAGGTGACGCGGGCGGCAGAAGCATCATCAACGTCTCCTCCATTCTCGGCCTGGTGACCGCCGCGCCGCTGGGCGGGGCGAGCTACTCGGCGTCCAAGGCCGGACTGATCGGCCTGACCCGGGAGTTGGCCGGACAGTGGGGCGGCAGCGGCATCCGCGTCAACGCACTCGCCCCGGGCTGGTTCCGCACCGAGATGACCGAGGACCTCTTCGGCGACGAGCGCTCCAGCCGCTGGGTCGAGCGCAACACCCTGCTGGGGCGCGGCGGCGACGGCCACGAACTCGACGGCGCCCTGCTGTTCCTCGCCTCGGACGCCTCCTCGTACTGCACCGGACAGGTGCTGACCGTCGACGGCGG